In the Nilaparvata lugens isolate BPH chromosome 9, ASM1435652v1, whole genome shotgun sequence genome, one interval contains:
- the LOC120353170 gene encoding alpha-tocopherol transfer protein-like isoform X1, producing the protein MINNPPWNWSVDEAVEKYENLKKSDIESLKNWMKGETHLPSIPDEQVVLFHHACKYELDRTKETIEKCYIMRTNYKELFSNRDPSHPFIQEIMKVVICTPLRGFDSNGNQVIWMRLNNLNPDQYYFGTSLKAIFMTMDAIQLEQGPVPGYVIVLDGKGYTLSHMLRATITLCKRFIQYSQEGSTFFPKAIHVLNLSSVLEKVVTILKPFMKSDLFSVIKFYKPGKHGELFDHLPASIIPDEYGGTGGVLTEIQEEHVQHLMKYKDWFAAEEQLRIDETKRGDLRSCAESVLCNEEEDIGTSLKRLEID; encoded by the exons atgataaataatccACCATGGAATTGGAGCGTCGACGAGGCTGTAGAAAAAtacgaaaatttgaaaaaatccgacatagaaagtttaaaaaattgGATGAAGGGGGAGACACATCTTCCCAGTATTCCAG ATGAACAGGTGGTTTTATTTCATCATGCGTGTAAATACGAGCTTGATAGAACAAAGGAGACTATTGAGAAATGCTATATAATGAGAACAAATTACAAAGAACTGTTTTCAAATAGAGATCCATCTCATCCGTTCATTCAGGAGATAATGAAAGTTGT GATCTGCACACCGTTAAGAGGCTTCGACTCTAATGGAAATCAGGTGATATGGATGCGACTTAACAATTTAAATCCCGACCAATATTATTTCGGCACCAGTTTGAAAGCCATATTTATGACCATGGACGCCATACAACTGGAGCAAGGACCTGTGCCGGGATATGTGATTGTATTAGATGGCAAAGGATATACGTTGTCACATATGCTCAGGGCTACCATAACTCTATGCAAAAGGTTCATCCAGTATTCACAG GAAGGTTCGACGTTCTTCCCAAAAGCGATACATGTTCTAAATTTGTCATCAGTTTTGGAAAAAGTTGTCACAATTTTGAAACCCTTCATGAAAAGTGACCTCTTCTCTGTG ATAAAATTCTACAAGCCAGGTAAACATGGTGAATTATTCGATCATCTACCGGCCTCCATAATCCCAGACGAATACGGTGGTACCGGGGGTGTACTAACTGAGATACAGG AGGAACACGTTCAACACCTGATGAAATACAAAGACTGGTTTGCAGCCGAGGAACAGTTGAGAATAGACGAGACAAAGAGAGGAGATCTGCGAAGCTGTGCTGAAAGCGTACTGTGCAACGAAGAGGAAGATATAGGGACATCTTTGAAAAGATTGGAAATTGACTGA
- the LOC120353170 gene encoding alpha-tocopherol transfer protein-like isoform X2, translating to MELERRRGCRKIRKFEKIRHRKFKKLDEGGDTSSQYSRICTPLRGFDSNGNQVIWMRLNNLNPDQYYFGTSLKAIFMTMDAIQLEQGPVPGYVIVLDGKGYTLSHMLRATITLCKRFIQYSQEGSTFFPKAIHVLNLSSVLEKVVTILKPFMKSDLFSVIKFYKPGKHGELFDHLPASIIPDEYGGTGGVLTEIQEEHVQHLMKYKDWFAAEEQLRIDETKRGDLRSCAESVLCNEEEDIGTSLKRLEID from the exons ATGGAATTGGAGCGTCGACGAGGCTGTAGAAAAAtacgaaaatttgaaaaaatccgacatagaaagtttaaaaaattgGATGAAGGGGGAGACACATCTTCCCAGTATTCCAG GATCTGCACACCGTTAAGAGGCTTCGACTCTAATGGAAATCAGGTGATATGGATGCGACTTAACAATTTAAATCCCGACCAATATTATTTCGGCACCAGTTTGAAAGCCATATTTATGACCATGGACGCCATACAACTGGAGCAAGGACCTGTGCCGGGATATGTGATTGTATTAGATGGCAAAGGATATACGTTGTCACATATGCTCAGGGCTACCATAACTCTATGCAAAAGGTTCATCCAGTATTCACAG GAAGGTTCGACGTTCTTCCCAAAAGCGATACATGTTCTAAATTTGTCATCAGTTTTGGAAAAAGTTGTCACAATTTTGAAACCCTTCATGAAAAGTGACCTCTTCTCTGTG ATAAAATTCTACAAGCCAGGTAAACATGGTGAATTATTCGATCATCTACCGGCCTCCATAATCCCAGACGAATACGGTGGTACCGGGGGTGTACTAACTGAGATACAGG AGGAACACGTTCAACACCTGATGAAATACAAAGACTGGTTTGCAGCCGAGGAACAGTTGAGAATAGACGAGACAAAGAGAGGAGATCTGCGAAGCTGTGCTGAAAGCGTACTGTGCAACGAAGAGGAAGATATAGGGACATCTTTGAAAAGATTGGAAATTGACTGA